The DNA segment GCGAGAGTtgaaatcttttaaagtttGAGTTTGATTCTAAAAGGGCAGTCCCCcttcaaaggaaaaaaaatagttgggaaaaaatatttaaaagaaggCGCCCACAGACTGTTGCAGAGGGCAGTGGGGTGTTTCTTGGGAGGTGTTGGATGATGGGTAGGATAGAAAAAATCCAAGCTTTGGAGGTAAGAAACTGTGGATCTCTATATAATTCTGATTTGGGTCTCCAATGGAATCTCCAAGATTGCAACTTTTTCCCTGGTGGCGGCCTCTTTGCTTCTGTGGGGCAAATGGGAAACAACGAAAACAGGGGTTTCAAATTACCGTATGCCGATTTGTTTGTGAAGTATGTTTCGTTGCCTGAGGGGTTTAAGATCTTAGGTGTGCAGGAGGAGGAAAAGGGGGTGACGAAGAAGAAAAATGGAGTTAGGCTCAAACTTAAAATTGAGAACCCCTCCTTGAGAAGGTTATTGAGCGGTGGAATAGCTGGGGCGATATCGAGGACTGCGGTAGCTCCACTCGAGACGATCAGGACTCACTTGATGGTGGGCAGTTATGGGCATTCAACCTCTGAGGTGTTTCACAATATTATGAAAGCAGATGGATGGACTGGATTGTTCAAGGGCAATTTCGTTAATGTGATTCGAGTTGCACCTAGCAAGGCCATTGAGGTGAAGTGTTATTTGTTTCGGTTCTCATCTTTATCTTTTCTTAGTAATTTTGTTTGCCCATTTGATATTCTGTGCtagttttatgtttattttgttCTGGCTTGTTTTGTTGTTTCTTTTAGATTTCAATCGTTTTGTAGTTATCTGTATACCTTTCCCTTCTATTGCTACGAACATTGTTTATTTTGTCGAGCAAGTAAATGCGTTTGCTACTTCAATATTAGCTCTCACACTCTGTGGCGTGAATTTTGATGAGACATAACTTATTACTGCCTTTTATTTGATGATTGTTGCTTTGTTTGTGTTCTTGTAAATCTGTTTCGAGCTTGAGCACTGAAGGAGCTTCTCCTTTATGCATTGTAAATTCTGTGTGGCTTTTGGTTACTATGATCTTTTGATGTTCGATGATCAAGACTAAGTAGAATACAGTGATATCTTTGTTGAGCACCATGGGACTTTAATTCCTGGGAACTAGCTGATGTCGTTAAGATAAGTAAAGCAATACCTTCCAAGGCATATGTTACCACCAGCCGCTATACTACCACCGTGACCATTGACCTTTCTACCACCAACTGTCCATATTGCATTGCTCGTAACCTGAAGCTTTGTGTTTAAAGCTGTAGCTTTGTGTGATTTGAATAATTGACCTTTGGTTCTTTTATGTTAACCCGAAGCTTTGTGTTTAAAGCTGCAACTCATTTATATATGCTTCCTTCGTTATTTGTTGCAGTCTTACGTACAGAAGCTATACCTAAAACCCCCATCTCCTGCAAACTATCACTTATATTTTACTAATATATCAGACTCTACTCAGGAAACAcagaatattaaatatttatgtttggAAATACTTGTATTTATTCTTCTATTGTGTTTTTACCCATTTCTTGTACCTGCAAGTTTTACTACAGTTATTTGTTTATGACACTGTCAACAAGAATTTGTCTTCAAGACCTGGAGAACAATTCAAATTGCCTGTTCCCCCTTCATTGGTGGCAGGAGCCTGTGCTGGAGTTAGCTCAACTCTTGTAACTTATCCCCTTGAGTTAGTCAAGACACGATTGACCATTCAGGTAGAAAGAACCAAAATTTTCCTGTTCTTTTTAATTTCTATATCAACCCCTTGATGGCCTGTTTCCATACTGCAGAGAGGAGTTTATAATGGTCTGCTCGACgcttttgttaaaatattgcGAGAGGGTGGGCCTGGAGAGCTCTATAGAGGTCTTGCGCCTAGTGTCATTGGAGTGATTCCATATGCTGCTGCCAACTACTGTGCATATGACACGTTAAGGAAGGCCTATGGAAAGATTTTCAAACAGGAGAAGATTGGAAATATCGAAACACTGTTGATTGGATCAGCAGCTGGTGCTTTATCAAGTAGCGCTACTTTCCCTCTTGAAGTGGCTCGTAAGCACATGCAGGTTGGTGCTGTCAGTGGGAGGCAAGTGTATAGGAACATGCTTCACGCTTTTGCCAGCATACTTGAACGAGAGGGAATTCAAGGTTTGTACAAAGGGCTCGGCCCGAGCTGCTTGAAGTTGGTGCCTGCAGCTGGGATATCTTTCATGTGTTATGAAGCGTGCAAGAAAATTTTGGTAGATAAAGAAGAGGACGAGTAGGAAGAGCTCTTTCATGAATAACCAAAGCTAAAAGCCGGATACTGATTTTTTCGAGTTGACTTGAATGTTGTGTCATTTTCTTGATACTAGAAGGACCAAAATTTTGAGACTGAGACCAGGATGTTATTTGGTCTTgaccttttcttttatttttaatcatacgTAGGCCTACCCTTTTTTTTTCCGCCTTTTGATTACTGCTGCATCCTTTTGTTGTTCTATATTTTTAAGTACCAAAAATAATTGTTCGTGCATTTTTAATTGTAATCTCAGATATTGTGAAGACTAATGTTTAATCATTTGGTACACAATTCTGTTGCACCTGGAATTTCTGTATTCTGGTTGTGTCTGTTTTCAACATATTCCATTTTACAGTATTGGTGTTAATCCCAAGAAAGGAATGCTGCTGCCTTTTCTCATTCCATGTTTATAATAAGATCTCAAATAGAGTTTAGTTTCGTTTCACTGATTACCGATAAAAAGCTGCCTCTGGAGTTGATAGCCTAACATTTTACTAGTTGGCGATTTTGCAAGATGTGAGGCATTCTCATTCTGTGTATACGGGTAAATCATTGAGGTGTTCAATCTCTTCTTTGAAAAAATGTCAAGATCAAACATGTTTTGGGTAATAAATAGTCAAACTACTCGGCAAAAAAAGAAGCAGCAAATAAACAAGTTCGTAAAAACCTCTGTACTGGGACAAGGGCCGCAATGACACAAGTGCTACTACACAGCGTATACAAGTATGATATATTCTAAATCACAGGGGCTTCAGTGTTCGATGAATATATCCATCACCTCATTTAGACACTACATAGAAATGGCACAACACAAATTAAGGAGGTTCCCGACGTGACCCTTTTTCCCTTACTTCTCTATCTATACAAACGAAATGCAGATATCTGGTATCAAATGGAGTTGATCTTACAAGATGGCATACAAAAGAAATACTCAACAGTTGATACCGCACTGACCTTGTGCAGCTCTCTTTGTAGCCTCAGATGTGAAGGGGTCGATTCGCACCCAAAGCAGAGAGAAAATTGATGCAAGTAGAATAGACCAAACGATGACGATTGTAGGGGTCCGGTTTTGCCGGCCTAACAAACCTTTCAGGAAAGGATACAAGTGGACAACGACCCACATAGCAAAGAATAATTTCCCAAAAAGGGGACCCCATGACTGATATCCACTGTTGATAGCATATGAAACACCAGCCACAATTCCGACCAAATTTACAATAAGGACAGTGGTGGGAGGTATAAGGAGGGATGTCCATTTGAACACGTAAAGCTCGGAGAAATCTCCATCTTCATCAGATGCTTTTGAAGTGACGGTGAAATTGGTATCAATTCCTGCTAGGACTTTTAAGAGACCTTGAAAGACAGCAAAGAGATGGGCTGATGTTCCACCAATGACCCAAAATTGCTCGTTCCTCCACCAGTCCTCAACAGTAACACCACCCCACCTCATTTCAAGTATGCCAGTAGCAAAAATGGAGACGAAGAGAAGAATGAACCACATGCTGGCAAAATTGCTTATCTGCACAAGAGTGGTATTAGAATCACATAACTGAGGAAGGAAATGACAAAAGTGATATTATGTCTCACCTCTGGAATGATAAATTTGTTAGTGAGAAGACAGATAGCAGGAAGAATGCAATAGGCGATCAATGGAATAGAAGTGAGCGGATAAACAATGGTGTTAATATAAGCCAGTCTCTCCAATAGTTGCAGTTTCCCAGTGTAGCCATACCATATGGGACAATGCCTGCTTAGAAGGATTTCAATGGATCCGAGAGCCCACCTCAAGACCTGGTTCAAACGATCAGACAAATTGATGGGAGCAGACCCCTTGAATGCTGGACGAGGAGGCATACAATAAATGGAGATCCATCCTCGAGCATGCATTTTGAACCCGGTCAAAATATCTTCTGTGACTGAACCGTAAATCCACCCAATCTGATATGATAGGAACAAAATGAACTGAGTTTTTATGACAAAGGCAATTAGTATCGATAAAGGACAGATCTCTCATTCTAGAGGATACAAAACTCGGATGGAGAATAACAGAGTGAAAATAAAACCATCATTTATTCACATCACCTCTTTGCCCCATTCTGTTTTATCTTCATAACCACAGCTAATAACATGAATTGCTTCTTTTAAAAGAGTGGCAGGATTTGTTGATGGTGGAATGCCGCCCTGTTCCATAAAGGTTGCAGCAATGAAGACAGGAGATTGACCAAATCGTTTCTCCAAGCTCTTCTGAGACATAAGAAGCGACTTCTCATCATCGTATCCTGTCCAAGACAAGGAATGCTTAGCCACTGCCTTTTAAGAGAATCACTGGTATAATTATAGCTTTAGGAGTGAACACATGAAAAACAAGACAGTTCAAAACATGCATTTTGTTGACTAAATAGTTGAATGAAAGGTTTTTTACTTCACCGTAACCATTTTCCAGAATTTATCCAAATTGACTCTACACGGTAAATTCAGCGCGGGGGCCAAATAGTCCAATTCATAGGCAATAGTACTTCaataacaatataaaatacGAATTATGGTACATAAAACTTTCAAAATATGTAAGCAAATACCTTCCACACCATCTTCTAAGTCCTCCACATTAAAGATAGGAATTGTGGATTCAGTTCTTTTTACAGCTCGGTTCTTTTCAGTGTACTTTTTATCGGCCCTCCTCCCCTTCTTCCTTGATCCACAACAGCTTCTAACAATAATGTTTGGTCGCAGGTCTTCTTCTGTAAGGACTGGATCGTATCCATACAGAGCTTGCCGATTAAAGCAACATCCAGTTCCCACATAAACAGGGCCTTGAAGGCCATCTAACCCTTTCAAGTTGATCTGCAGTTGGAAAACATTTCAATGTTAAAATGCAAGGACAAGGGAGATATTAGAATCTCAAAATTGTCGTAAAAAAGTCAAGCGAGACCTACATCAAAAAAGACAATATTGCGGTTAGCATATCTATCGTGCAAATCGATGCCATCAAAACGCTGAGGAAACTGCACATAGCAAGTCTTCTTTCCATAAGCGGGATCCATCATAAAACACATGGCTTCTTTAAGAGCTTTACTGTTGTTGAAGTAGTGATCACAATCGACATTCAAAAGATATGCTCCATTTGTGAGGACAGCAGAGACACGGATCTGAAGCACACAATAAACATTATCAAATAGAAATTCAGTAACAATTTAAAATTACCCAAAAcgaaaagaaagagagaaaaaagGTGATTAAAGGAAGATTTAGCCTTTCGTTTGTGACAAGCCTCTTCATCTAGGCCTAAAAATACATATCCTACAGCACATACAGATAAATTTGAGACATGAATATATGGAACCAAAAGGGTGGGTTCTAGCGGGATTGCTATGTGTTTGAAGTCGGGCTCATCCACAAAGTGCCCCCAAGAAAATAAATCACCTACCAATGCATTCATAGCTCCAGCTTTCTTGTGATGTTGAAATCCTGGACGCTTCTCACGAGAAACATAAACCAACCGAGGAAGCTCATTTCCATCAGTATCAAGGCCCCCACTATGTCCCAGAAAGACCTGTTAAAAGAGATGAAAATTAGAACATAGTAAATAGTAAAGGTATAACCTGAATGCAAAAGAACatcgaaataaaaaatatacctGAATCATTCCAGGATGATCCCGAGTGTTATTCCCTGGCCAAGAAGTTCCATCTTGCATTGTCCATCCTTCTTCAGGCATTTTTTGAGCCTTGGCAACCAGAGCATTGATGCGTACCTTAAATTCTtcatattccctctgcagaaaAATGTTGTGAATACCGCGATGCTAcatttttcttctgtttccTGCCTCATCTCATAAGATTACAAGAGAAGTCTTTGGTACCATAATGACAGTTATACTTAACTTGCAAGTTCTGatagtaaaatatttttgttgatgaTACTTATCCATATGCATTTTGATTGCAaaatatttttgtcaaattCACTCCACACATTTACCACTAAATTTTGTCTGGTTTCAGAATTTTTTTCACCAGTGCATGTATATGGAACTAATACTTCTGACAGTTAAATGACAAGTTTAACTCACTTCTCCTTTGGTAAAAGTCTAACTCGAGACACTTGTATTGAATCatttaacttttattttaaataaatttaatgaagCAAACTTTCAGGCATGTTTCTTTGCTAATTCTCAAAACGCATGACGGAAAATTAAGAGTTAAATTAAGATAAAGAAAAAGCGATGTACAAAGGATAAAGAGGTAAAGTAAATAACTAAAACATAcgatttttaattatatttaacatTCACCTTCATTGCTCTACGCTCTTTCACAAAGGAAGGCTGGATCTTGTCCTTCAGGTAATCAATCTTCTGAGCAAAATAAAATTCAGGGGCCCTGGGTTCAATGTTGTGCTTCTTGCAGAAAGGTACCCATTTCCTGGCAAATTCAGCAGTTTCAGAGAGTGCTTCGAAGGTCAGCATAGCTGCACCATCATCAGAAACATAACAAGAGACTTTGTCGACAGGGTAATCGACAGAAAGGATGGACAGCACAGTGTTGGCGGTGATAAGAGGAGGCTCCTTCATGGGATCCACTGTACTCACAAATATATCAATAGGTGCTAACTGGGAGGGCTCACTCTCTCTATCATATCtgcaaacatataaaatatattagggGGAAAATGAAAACCCAATGAATCATTTCATCTCAGAAATGAAGGGCTAAGCTGTgagaatttaaagaaaattcacCAACCTTACAGCAAGTCTTTCAA comes from the Primulina huaijiensis isolate GDHJ02 chromosome 8, ASM1229523v2, whole genome shotgun sequence genome and includes:
- the LOC140982782 gene encoding adenine nucleotide transporter BT1, chloroplastic/mitochondrial-like produces the protein MMGRIEKIQALEVRNCGSLYNSDLGLQWNLQDCNFFPGGGLFASVGQMGNNENRGFKLPYADLFVKYVSLPEGFKILGVQEEEKGVTKKKNGVRLKLKIENPSLRRLLSGGIAGAISRTAVAPLETIRTHLMVGSYGHSTSEVFHNIMKADGWTGLFKGNFVNVIRVAPSKAIELFVYDTVNKNLSSRPGEQFKLPVPPSLVAGACAGVSSTLVTYPLELVKTRLTIQRGVYNGLLDAFVKILREGGPGELYRGLAPSVIGVIPYAAANYCAYDTLRKAYGKIFKQEKIGNIETLLIGSAAGALSSSATFPLEVARKHMQVGAVSGRQVYRNMLHAFASILEREGIQGLYKGLGPSCLKLVPAAGISFMCYEACKKILVDKEEDE
- the LOC140983652 gene encoding cellulose synthase A catalytic subunit 1 [UDP-forming]; translated protein: MEANAGMVAGSHKRNELVRIRHDSDSGPKPLKNLNGQICQICGDTVGLTANGDVFVACNECAFPVCRACYEYERKDGNQSCPQCKTRYKRHKGSPRVDGDDDDEDDDDLENEFLYSQGKNKARSQWQGDDADLSASSRREAHQPIRLLTNGQPVSGEIPPSMLDTQSVRSTSGPLGPGDRVHSLPYVDPQQPVPVRIVDPSKDLNSYGLGNVDWKERVEGWKLKQDKNMGQMANRYSEGKGDIEGTGSNGEELQMTDDARQPMSRIVPISSSHLTPYRVVIILRLIILGFFLQYRCTHPVKDAYPLWLTSVICEVWFAFSWLLDQFPKWYPINRETYLERLAVRYDRESEPSQLAPIDIFVSTVDPMKEPPLITANTVLSILSVDYPVDKVSCYVSDDGAAMLTFEALSETAEFARKWVPFCKKHNIEPRAPEFYFAQKIDYLKDKIQPSFVKERRAMKREYEEFKVRINALVAKAQKMPEEGWTMQDGTSWPGNNTRDHPGMIQVFLGHSGGLDTDGNELPRLVYVSREKRPGFQHHKKAGAMNALIRVSAVLTNGAYLLNVDCDHYFNNSKALKEAMCFMMDPAYGKKTCYVQFPQRFDGIDLHDRYANRNIVFFDINLKGLDGLQGPVYVGTGCCFNRQALYGYDPVLTEEDLRPNIIVRSCCGSRKKGRRADKKYTEKNRAVKRTESTIPIFNVEDLEDGVEGYDDEKSLLMSQKSLEKRFGQSPVFIAATFMEQGGIPPSTNPATLLKEAIHVISCGYEDKTEWGKEIGWIYGSVTEDILTGFKMHARGWISIYCMPPRPAFKGSAPINLSDRLNQVLRWALGSIEILLSRHCPIWYGYTGKLQLLERLAYINTIVYPLTSIPLIAYCILPAICLLTNKFIIPEISNFASMWFILLFVSIFATGILEMRWGGVTVEDWWRNEQFWVIGGTSAHLFAVFQGLLKVLAGIDTNFTVTSKASDEDGDFSELYVFKWTSLLIPPTTVLIVNLVGIVAGVSYAINSGYQSWGPLFGKLFFAMWVVVHLYPFLKGLLGRQNRTPTIVIVWSILLASIFSLLWVRIDPFTSEATKRAAQGQCGINC